One Benincasa hispida cultivar B227 chromosome 5, ASM972705v1, whole genome shotgun sequence genomic window carries:
- the LOC120078430 gene encoding L-ascorbate oxidase homolog, whose translation MAQRSPNLWGLFNVALVLGLFVNLAFADSPYRFFDWNVTYGDIYPLGIRQRGILINGQFPGPDIYAVTNDNLYINVHNSLPEPFLLSWNGVQQRKNSYQDGVYGTTCPIPPGQNFTYRIQVKDQIGSFFYFPSLAFHKAAGGFGSIRVLSRPLIPVPFPEPAADYTLLIGDWYTANHTTLKTILDRGHRLPLPNGIVINGRGPNATTFTVEKGKTYRFRITNVGLQHSLNFRVQDHEMKLVEVEGTHTMQNTYSSLDVHVGQSYSVLITADQPSRDFYIAVTTRFAPRVLTSTAVLHYSDSTTSVAGPIPGGPTEIEWSINQARSIRTNLTASGPRPNPQGSYHYGLINVSRTIKLESSAALVDRKQRYAVNSVSFIPADTPLKLADYFNIDGVFRIGSIPDFPSGKKMYLDTSVMGADYRAFIEIVFQNHENIVQSWHIDGYSFWVVGMDGGVWTPASREQYNLRDAVSRCTTQVYPKSWTAIYMSLDNVGMWNIRSEFWARQYLGQQFYLRVYTPVKSFRDEYNVPDNALLCGKAAGRSTASP comes from the exons ATGGCACAAAGATCACCAAACTTATGGGGTCTTTTCAATGTCGCTTTGGTTTTGGGTTTATTCGTCAACCTTGCATTTGCTGATAGCCCTTATAGATTCTTCGATTGGAATGTGACCTACGGCGATATCTATCCTCTCGGCATTCGCCAACGG GGGATTTTGATAAATGGGCAATTTCCAGGTCCGGATATTTACGCTGTTACGAATGATAATCTTTACATCAATGTTCATAATAGTCTTCCGGAGCCATTTCTTCTGTCATG GAATGGAGTCCAACAGAGGAAAAATTCGTACCAAGACGGAGTGTACGGAACAACATGCCCCATTCCGCCGGGCCAGAATTTCACCTACAGGATTCAGGTGAAGGATCAGATCGGAAGTTTCTTCTATTTTCCCTCTCTTGCATTCCACAAAGCCGCCGGTGGATTTGGAAGTATAAGAGTCCTCAGCCGTCCCCTCATTCCGGTCCCTTTCCCGGAGCCGGCCGCCGATTACACCCTCCTCATCGGCGACTGGTACACCGCCAATCACACG ACCTTGAAGACCATCTTGGATCGTGGTCACAGACTCCCTCTCCCTAATGGAATTGTTATCAATGGCCGTGGTCCGAATGCTACCACGTTCACTGTTGAAAAGG GTAAGACTTACAGGTTTAGAATAACGAACGTGGGGCTTCAGCATTCGCTCAATTTCAGAGTTCAAGATCATGAGATGAAGCTTGTTGAAGTTGAAGGAACTCATACAATGCAAAATACTTATTCATCCCTTGATGTTCATGTGGGTCAATCTTATTCTGTTCTCATCACTGCGGATCAGCCATCTCGTGATTTCTATATTGCTGTTACGACACGGTTTGCTCCCCGGGTCCTCACCTCCACTGCCGTTCTTCATTACAGCGACTCCACGACTTCTGTGGCTGGTCCAATTCCTGGTGGACCAACTGAAATCGAGTGGTCTATTAACCAGGCTCGTTCTATCAG gaCTAATCTCACTGCGAGTGGACCGAGACCGAATCCACAGGGCTCGTATCATTATGGTCTAATTAATGTTTCCAGGACTATCAAGCTGGAGAGTTCAGCAGCTCTTGTCGATCGCAAGCAGAGATATGCTGTTAACAGTGTGTCTTTCATTCCTGCTGACACACCTCTTAAGCTTGCAGATTATTTCAATATTGATGGAGTTTTCCGCATTGGAAGTATCCCAGATTTTCCTTCTGGCAAGAAAATGTACCTTGATACCTCAGTCATGGGTGCTGATTATAGAGCTTTTATCGAGATTGTTTTCCAGAACCACGAGAACATCGTACAGAGTTGGCATATTGATGGATACTCCTTTTGGGTTGTTGG AATGGATGGAGGAGTTTGGACTCCTGCTAGCAGAGAACAATACAATCTCCGAGATGCAGTTTCGCGGTGTACCACTCAG GTATACCCAAAGTCATGGACTGCCATTTATATGTCACTTGACAATGTTGGAATGTGGAACATAAGGTCAGAGTTCTGGGCAAGACAATACCTTGGGCAACAATTTTATCTTAGAGTTTACACACCAGTTAAGTCCTTTAGGGACGAGTACAATGTTCCAGATAATGCTCTTCTTTGTGGGAAGGCTGCTGGCAGAAGCACAGCTTCTCCATAA
- the LOC120078431 gene encoding probable serine/threonine-protein kinase PBL21 has product MLSLVRTKSVATKKRTIIVGLNAANSGREILLRMLVVVAKTGDNVVAVHVSEPNENFDPNTFHIHEDLCKSKLVDFQVRICEGESYLSELTHQVRLNFATVLVLGTTTSGPKDTVVKTCLKGLPPTCTLLVMDNKGKIQIQKKGTSQEGSTRPIFKAPPPSSSTNTPNNINESSSSSTHPSPEPLTESSSSSSSLPLLQPEESHRPAHVSKAVQVPTFVSEKLCRVDLKHSIRLFTPQEIASATKNFSPVMLIGEGVCFKMYSAKLEDGQFVAVKVQTKQFSSEDLLREIEMLGGLKHENIVKIVGCCNREEIRAVVYNHWLKGNLMQHLKKLKWTDRVKVAIGVAKALRYLHHSCSPPIIHRNINSSNILLSDQCQPQLSDFGEATVLPAVQEDSTQVDIRRFGYLAPEYLMFGKVDEKVDVYSYGVMLLELITGKHAVQTEPTNRRSLVFWARSLLGCNLADHLIDPYLKEDYNHEMMEMMMIVTRLCLLHSSSRRPTMETIVKLFEEPEYLKKMQRGRENLLSVLTPKAEKGLRKNEESVLQDTTRTDQNYGFSDNLNVT; this is encoded by the exons ATGCTGTCACTCGTCAGAACAAAATCAGTGGCGACCAAAAAAAGAACGATCATCGTCGGCCTGAATGCTGCAAACTCCGGCAGAGAGATTCTGCTGAGAATGCTAGTAGTGGTGGCCAAAACCGGGGATAATGTGGTGGCGGTTCATGTTTCAGAGCCAAATGAGAATTTTGATCCAAATACTTTTCATATTCATGAGGATCTTTGCAAATCCAAACTG GTGGATTTTCAAGTGAGGATTTGTGAAGGGGAATCCTACCTTTCTGAATTGACTCATCAAGTTCGACTCAATTTTGCGACGGTTCTTGTTCTTGGAACCACCACTTCCGG TCCCAAAGATACAGTTGTTAAAACATGCTTGAAAGGGCTGCCCCCAACTTGTACCCTTCTAGTAATGGACAACAAAGGAAAGATCCAAATCCAAAAGAAGGGCACTTCTCAGGAAGGCTCCACAAGGCCAATCTTCAAAGCTCCTCCACCATCATCATCAACAAACACTCCCAACAACATCAATgaatcatcatcttcttcaaccCATCCTTCACCAGAGCCATTGACTgaatcatcttcatcttcttcctcattaCCATTACTACAACCAGAAGAATCTCATAGACCAGCCCATGTCAGCAAGGCAGTTCAAGTTCCCACATTCGTGTCGGAGAAGCTGTGCCGTGTTGATTTGAAGCATTCCATCAGGCTTTTCACACCCCAAGAGATTGCTTCTGCAACCAAGAACTTCAGTCCTGTGATGTTGATCGGAGAGGGGGTGTGCTTTAAAATGTATAGTGCAAAACTCGAAGATGGGCAGTTCGTGGCTGTGAAGGTCCAAACCAAACAGTTTTCGTCAGAAGATCTACTTCGAGAGATCGAAATGTTGGGTGGCTTGAAACATGAAAACATTGTTAAGATCGTAGGGTGTTGTAACCGTGAGGAGATCCGCGCAGTAGTGTACAATCATTGGTTGAAAGGAAATTTGATGCAGCATTTGAAGAAACTCAAATGGACTGATAGAGTGAAAGTTGCAATTGGGGTTGCGAAGGCATTGAGGTATCTTCATCATTCTTGCAGCCCTCCAATCATTCATCGAAACATAAACTCGTCCAATATTCTACTCTCTGATCAATGCCAACCACAA TTATCAGACTTTGGGGAAGCAACGGTACTTCCAGCAGTTCAAGAGGACTCGACACAAGTTGACATTCGGAGGTTCGGTTACTTAGCTCCAGAGTACTTGATGTTTGGAAAAGTTGACGAGAAAGTCGATGTTTATTCCTATGGTGTCATGCTTTTGGAACTCATCACTGGGAAACATGCAGTTCAGACAGAGCCGACAAACCGTAGAAGCTTAGTTTTCTGG GCAAGGTCCCTACTGGGCTGTAACTTAGCAGATCACTTAATTGATCCATATTTGAAGGAAGACTACAACCATGAAATGATGGAAATGATGATGATTGTCACCCGCCTCTGCCTCTTGCACTCGTCATCAAGACGACCAACAATGGAAACT ATAGTGAAGCTATTTGAAGAACCAGAGTACTTGAAGAAAATGCAGAGGGGAAGAGAGAATCTTCTTAGTGTGCTAACTCCCAAAGCTGAGAAGGGATTACGGAAAAATGAAGAATCAGTCCTGCAAGATACAACCAGAACAGACCAGAACTATGGATTTTCTGATAACTTAAATGTCACATAA
- the LOC120078753 gene encoding coiled-coil domain-containing protein 124 — MPKKMGVNSKAEAARARKSAVETERKERENQAKVDQFWREAEGPKSRAAKKREDESEKRAEAAARKAEARRLAEQEEKELEKAMKKPDKKANRVSIPVPKVTELELRKRREEEQAELQRKAEEAKKKQSRTAAEEEYERMVLVTNTNRDDSVIEARTVEDAIAQISVADNLPVDRHPERRLKASFKAFEEAELPRLKEEKPGLTHNQYKDMIWKLWKKSPDNPLNQVAAE, encoded by the exons ATGCCGAAGAAAATGGGCGTAAACAGTAAAGCCGAGGCGGCGAGAGCGCGCAAGAGCGCCGTTGAGACCGAGCGCAAGGAGCGAGAGAATCAGGCGAAGGTGGATCAGTTCTGGCGAGAAGCTGAGGGTCCCAAGTCCCGCGCCGCCAAGAAGCGGGAGGATGAATCTGAGAAGCGTGCTGAGGCCGCCGCTCGCAAGGCGGAGGCACGTCGTTTGGCCGAACAGGAGGAGAAGGAATTGGAAAAAGCCATGAAGAAGCCTGACAAAAAGGCGAATAGGGTTTCGATTCCAGTCCCCAAGGTAACCGAACTTGAATTGAGGAAGCGCAGAGAGGAGGAGCAAGCTGAGCTACAGAGGAAGGCCGAGGAGGCTAAGAAAAAGCAGAGCCGGACGGCGGCCGAGGAGGAGTATGAGAGGATGGTGCTGGTTACCAATACTAATCGGGATGATTCTGTTATTGAAGCCAGGACGGTGGAAGACGCTATTGCTCAGATATCTGTTGCGGATAATTTGCCCGTGGATAGGCATCCAGAGCGACGGCTTAAGGCCTCTTTTAAG GCTTTTGAAGAAGCTGAGCTCCCCAGGCTGAAGGAAGAGAAACCTGGTCTTACCCACAATCAGTATAAGGACATGATATGGAAGCTATGGAAGAAGTCTCCTGACAACCCTCTTAATCAG GTTGCAGCCGAGTGA